The sequence below is a genomic window from Dyadobacter chenwenxiniae.
TGCATCATCACGTACAAGAATGGACGCGGTTATCAAATACTGCGGAGTGATATAGCGGAGATAAATGAAGGCGATTGCAAGGCTAAGCACCAAAGAAAATGCAATCCATCGCCAGTGGTTCCGCGCGCTGTGCAGCAGAAGCATGGCATTCCTGAGGTTATCAGAATTGCTATTTGTATCAATATCCAACCTATTTACCTGCATGCGTCTGGTGATTTTTAGTTTAGACGCAGACCTTTCAAACAGGTCACAGGAAATCTCAAAAATTTTTGAAAAAAAATGAAATAAAAAATCCCTGACTTGCTATGTGTAAGCAAATCAGGGATTTAGTAATAAAAATTATTTTGTTAATTGAAATGCACTTTTACTTTTTTCAGTGCAGATCCTACAACCTGGTGCATGTCATAATAACGATATTCAGCCAGGCGACCTCCGAATATAACATTGGCTTCCTGCGCTGCCAAATCTTTGTACTGGTTAAAAATGGCAGAGTTCTTATCGTCATTTACAGGATAGTATGGCTCTGAGCCTTTTTCCCATTCCTGGGGATATTCGTGGGTGATTACCGTTTTAGGCTGTGTTCCAAATTCAAAATGCTTGTGCTCAATGATCCTGGTAAAAGGGGTTTCGCCGTCGGTATAATTTACAACTGCATTGCCCTGATAGTTTTCCTGATCCAGCAACTGATTTTCGAAACGCAAGCTTCTGTATTCGAGCTGTCCAAACTGAAAACCGAAATATTCGTCAATAGGACCCGTATACACCACTGTTTCGGCAAGCGCACTCAGCTCCTCACGATCTTTGAAAAAATCAACGCCGGTCCTCACTTCAATGTCCTTCAGAAGTCCTTCTGTCAATTTATTATAACCGCCGATTGGAATTCCCTGGTAACGGTCGTTGAAATAATTGTTGTCGAAGGTAAACCTTACCGGCAGTCGTTTGATAATGAATGCCGGCAGTTCGGTTGCTTTCCGGCCCCATTGCTTCTCAGTGTATGCCTTTATGAGCTTGTAATAAATGTCTGTCCCTACTAATGAGATGGCCTGTTCTTCCAGGTTTTGAGGGTCTTTGATCCCAGCTTCCTCCACTTGTTGCCTGATCTTTTCCTTCGCTTCTTCTGGCGTTTTTACTTTCCAAAGCTGGTAAAAGGTGTTCATATTGAACGGAAGATTGTACAATTCGCCATTGAAATTGGCAACCGGAGAATTGGTATATCTGTTGAACTCAACAAATGAATTCACATAATCCCAAATGTCTTTATCATTCGTATGAAAAATGTGTGCGCCGTACTTATGAACATTAATTCCTTCGACATTCTCACAAAAAATATTTCCCCCCGTGTGATCCCTGCGATCAATGACTAAGCATTTCTTTCCTCTTTTTGTTGCCTCATGTGCAAAAACCGAACCCCATAATCCTGCACCAACTATCAAATAATCGTATTGTTTCATTTTGAATTATACCCTGTTACAGTTGAGATTGACTTTTTATGGTTTTGTGAAAAGAGAAAGGCTCCCATCGGGAGCCTTTCTCTTTTCAATATATTTCAAATCTTCTATGGAAGAAGTTTCAATTCTACACGACGGTTTTTCAACAAACCTTCACGTTTCGAGCTGTCAGCTATTGGCTTGAATGAACCAAAGTAGTCAACAATCACTTTGCTAGGATCAGTTAAACCCGCTTCGTTAATCAGATAGTTTTTAACTGCATCCACACGGCGACGTGAAAGAGCAATGTTGTAACGATCTGTGGCACGACGGTCTGTGTGACCTGCAAGTTGCAAACGGCATCCGTTCAAATTCAT
It includes:
- the glf gene encoding UDP-galactopyranose mutase; this encodes MKQYDYLIVGAGLWGSVFAHEATKRGKKCLVIDRRDHTGGNIFCENVEGINVHKYGAHIFHTNDKDIWDYVNSFVEFNRYTNSPVANFNGELYNLPFNMNTFYQLWKVKTPEEAKEKIRQQVEEAGIKDPQNLEEQAISLVGTDIYYKLIKAYTEKQWGRKATELPAFIIKRLPVRFTFDNNYFNDRYQGIPIGGYNKLTEGLLKDIEVRTGVDFFKDREELSALAETVVYTGPIDEYFGFQFGQLEYRSLRFENQLLDQENYQGNAVVNYTDGETPFTRIIEHKHFEFGTQPKTVITHEYPQEWEKGSEPYYPVNDDKNSAIFNQYKDLAAQEANVIFGGRLAEYRYYDMHQVVGSALKKVKVHFN